One window from the genome of Chitinivibrionales bacterium encodes:
- a CDS encoding HIT domain-containing protein, whose translation MEDCIFCKIAKGEIPSEKVYDDEHSVIFKDLNPKAPVHLLAIPKEHYAGVHEIPSDKIDTMGTLYATIGKVVKQENLTENGYRLVINSGKDSGQLVPHIHVHILSGRKLTWPPG comes from the coding sequence ATGGAAGATTGTATTTTCTGCAAAATAGCGAAAGGCGAGATACCTTCCGAAAAGGTTTACGATGACGAGCATTCGGTGATTTTCAAGGACCTCAATCCCAAAGCGCCGGTCCATCTGCTGGCTATCCCCAAAGAGCATTATGCCGGAGTTCATGAAATTCCTTCCGACAAAATCGATACCATGGGCACATTGTATGCAACGATCGGGAAAGTAGTCAAACAGGAAAATCTCACCGAAAACGGCTACCGGTTAGTGATCAATTCGGGAAAGGATTCCGGACAGCTGGTGCCCCATATTCATGTCCACATTCTGAGCGGACGGAAATTGACCTGGCCCCCAGGATAG
- the ftsZ gene encoding cell division protein FtsZ, which translates to MVFTMDDEFNATAKMKVVGVGGAGGNAVNRMISDGLSGVEFIAINTDAMALDNNQATHRVQVGERITKGLGAGANPEIGRIAVEEDRERIAGMLEGADMVFITAGMGGGTGTGGSPVIAEVAAEMDILTVAIVTRPFLFEGKIRDRNAKAGIDNLRRSVDTIIVIPNQKLLSIVDRSTSLIDAFKSADDVLYQATKGISDLISVHGLVNLDFADVKTVMRGMGDALMGTGHTDEGENRAVLAADNAIHSPLLDDISITGARGILINITGGEDMTLYDVSDATQTIYDAVGEDADANIIFGAVTDPEMNGKIRVTVIATGFNDDQGVVRKKTGAAIPKGSSKPAAKKEESSVKQMAFEFKSPEAKTPERSKEEAFPAGSLHEEKDPAVMKAENIESKQEPRSEKPEEKQKNVSSLDIPAPYLNKENIKKEAQVFVHKGEVITHYQDDIDVPTFLRKQMQ; encoded by the coding sequence ATGGTATTTACCATGGATGATGAATTCAACGCCACCGCAAAGATGAAAGTTGTTGGCGTTGGCGGCGCGGGCGGAAACGCAGTCAACAGAATGATCAGCGACGGTTTGAGCGGGGTCGAGTTTATTGCAATCAATACCGATGCGATGGCCCTTGACAATAACCAGGCAACCCACCGGGTTCAGGTCGGTGAGCGCATTACCAAAGGTCTTGGCGCAGGAGCGAATCCCGAGATCGGCCGAATTGCCGTCGAAGAAGACCGGGAACGGATTGCCGGTATGCTTGAAGGCGCCGATATGGTTTTTATTACTGCAGGTATGGGCGGCGGTACCGGAACCGGCGGTTCACCGGTTATTGCTGAAGTGGCTGCAGAGATGGATATCCTCACAGTCGCCATCGTCACCCGTCCCTTTCTCTTCGAGGGAAAAATCCGGGATAGGAATGCTAAAGCGGGAATCGATAATCTCCGGAGAAGTGTCGATACCATTATCGTTATTCCCAACCAGAAACTGCTCTCAATCGTAGATCGGTCGACATCATTAATCGATGCTTTCAAGAGTGCTGATGATGTTCTGTATCAGGCTACAAAAGGAATTTCGGATCTCATATCCGTGCATGGCCTTGTTAATCTTGACTTTGCAGATGTCAAAACAGTCATGCGTGGAATGGGCGATGCTCTTATGGGTACCGGACACACCGATGAAGGTGAAAACCGGGCAGTCCTTGCTGCGGATAACGCAATTCACAGCCCATTGCTTGATGATATTTCGATTACCGGCGCGCGCGGTATTCTTATCAACATTACCGGTGGTGAAGACATGACCCTCTATGATGTCAGTGATGCTACACAGACGATCTATGATGCTGTTGGTGAGGATGCCGATGCCAATATTATCTTCGGCGCGGTTACCGATCCTGAAATGAACGGCAAGATCAGAGTGACGGTCATTGCAACCGGGTTTAATGATGATCAGGGTGTGGTAAGGAAAAAGACCGGTGCGGCGATTCCCAAAGGTTCGTCAAAGCCTGCCGCAAAAAAGGAAGAATCATCGGTAAAACAGATGGCTTTTGAATTCAAGAGCCCGGAAGCGAAGACGCCTGAGAGGAGCAAGGAAGAAGCTTTTCCGGCCGGGTCACTTCATGAAGAAAAAGACCCCGCTGTGATGAAAGCCGAAAACATCGAATCCAAACAGGAGCCCCGGAGTGAAAAACCTGAAGAGAAACAGAAAAATGTATCGTCATTGGACATTCCGGCGCCCTATCTTAACAAAGAGAATATTAAGAAAGAGGCCCAGGTATTCGTGCATAAAGGTGAAGTTATTACCCATTATCAGGATGATATCGACGTACCCACTTTCTTACGGAAACAGATGCAGTGA
- the ftsA gene encoding cell division protein FtsA — translation MDENLYVGLDIGTTKIACIIAELDSADMLKIVGVGVSPSDGLRKGVVVNIDKTVRSIQKAVEEAELMAGVDVDSVWVGIAGDHIRSINSKGVVAISREDHEITELDVVRAIEAAQAVSIPMDREILHVIPQEFIVDDQKGIREPIGMCGVRLETQVHICTGAVTSAQNIYRSVDKAGFKVEDLVLQPLASSYAVLEKDEKELGVALLDMGGGTTDVAIYSDESIRHTAVVGLGGKNVTSDIAIGIRTPVDKAEEIKKKYGCSYSPLIKTDEFVSVPGVGGREQREVSKAILTSIIEPRLEEILSLALREIKRTEYADMLGAGVVLTGGGAQMDGIQELAEKVFEMPVKIGIPSNFGGLTEAAKSPVHATGVGLCMYAVEQGRAKKRTGKGGKGDDTFRKIFDKMKSWVSEFF, via the coding sequence ATGGATGAAAATTTGTATGTTGGATTAGATATCGGAACAACAAAAATTGCCTGTATAATAGCGGAGCTTGACAGTGCCGATATGCTGAAGATCGTAGGCGTAGGAGTGTCGCCTTCCGATGGATTGCGCAAGGGCGTTGTTGTCAACATTGATAAAACGGTCCGTTCGATACAAAAGGCTGTTGAAGAGGCCGAATTAATGGCCGGGGTGGATGTCGACTCAGTGTGGGTCGGTATTGCCGGTGATCATATCAGATCGATCAACAGTAAGGGAGTGGTGGCAATCTCACGGGAAGATCATGAGATTACCGAACTCGATGTTGTGAGGGCAATCGAGGCGGCCCAGGCGGTTTCAATACCCATGGATCGGGAGATACTTCATGTCATTCCTCAGGAATTTATTGTTGACGATCAGAAGGGGATCAGAGAGCCGATCGGTATGTGTGGTGTACGGCTCGAAACGCAGGTTCATATCTGTACCGGTGCGGTTACCAGCGCACAGAATATCTACCGTAGTGTCGATAAAGCCGGGTTTAAAGTCGAAGATCTTGTCCTGCAACCTCTGGCATCGAGTTATGCTGTACTGGAGAAAGACGAAAAGGAGCTGGGAGTTGCCCTCCTGGATATGGGAGGTGGAACGACCGATGTCGCCATCTATTCGGATGAGAGCATTCGACATACCGCTGTCGTTGGGCTGGGTGGAAAGAATGTAACCAGCGATATCGCCATCGGGATACGAACACCTGTTGACAAGGCAGAAGAAATAAAAAAGAAATACGGCTGTTCCTATTCTCCTTTGATCAAAACCGATGAATTTGTCAGTGTTCCCGGGGTTGGGGGACGGGAGCAACGTGAAGTCTCCAAGGCGATCCTGACATCGATAATAGAACCTCGGTTGGAGGAGATCCTTTCACTCGCGCTTCGGGAAATCAAGCGTACCGAATATGCCGATATGCTCGGTGCGGGAGTTGTGCTTACCGGAGGCGGCGCGCAAATGGATGGTATTCAGGAACTCGCCGAAAAGGTATTTGAGATGCCGGTGAAAATCGGTATACCCTCCAATTTCGGCGGTTTGACAGAAGCGGCAAAATCACCGGTTCACGCTACCGGTGTCGGTCTCTGTATGTATGCCGTAGAACAGGGCAGAGCAAAGAAGAGGACCGGAAAGGGAGGGAAAGGAGATGATACCTTCAGAAAGATATTTGATAAGATGAAATCTTGGGTGAGCGAATTTTTTTGA
- a CDS encoding FtsQ-type POTRA domain-containing protein, which produces MPKKKRVGANQKKKMSENRRGPRKGRKLSIPSWIWFVFAGIGVAGALGFGWIRYGSGIAERVRKIEAFTLREIEVGETRIVDKEMVVALSGLGEGMHMLDVKPKKIRKKLEELEWIKKAHVYRRLPCKVKIAIVERKPVALVGLGKVYYMDRDGNLLSLLPGTFSEVPLITGLRDTIADSTKGKRLSKQSVEAITGFFKKVERRDPALLGRVSQVDFSGPSEILFTLAPDNTVITIERKGVTKKIEQLCRLLNVLKNESTGMPKHINLCRNNFAYVN; this is translated from the coding sequence ATGCCTAAGAAGAAGAGAGTCGGTGCAAATCAGAAAAAAAAGATGAGCGAAAATCGTCGTGGCCCGCGGAAGGGACGCAAACTGTCGATACCCTCATGGATCTGGTTTGTCTTTGCCGGCATAGGCGTTGCAGGGGCCCTTGGCTTCGGTTGGATTCGGTATGGTTCCGGAATCGCCGAGCGGGTAAGAAAAATCGAAGCATTTACTTTGCGTGAAATTGAGGTTGGTGAAACCAGAATCGTCGATAAAGAAATGGTCGTTGCGCTTTCGGGACTCGGGGAAGGTATGCATATGCTTGATGTCAAACCGAAGAAAATCCGCAAAAAGCTGGAAGAGCTTGAATGGATTAAAAAAGCGCATGTATACCGGCGATTGCCCTGCAAAGTGAAAATCGCAATTGTCGAGCGAAAACCTGTTGCTCTTGTCGGGCTTGGAAAAGTCTACTATATGGACAGAGACGGTAATTTGTTGTCGCTTTTGCCGGGAACATTTTCCGAAGTGCCGCTGATTACCGGGCTCAGAGATACGATCGCCGATTCGACAAAAGGAAAGCGCCTGAGCAAACAATCGGTTGAGGCAATTACAGGCTTTTTCAAAAAGGTAGAACGGCGGGACCCGGCATTACTCGGCAGAGTAAGTCAGGTTGATTTTTCCGGCCCCTCGGAGATCCTATTTACTCTGGCGCCCGATAATACTGTGATTACAATAGAGAGAAAAGGAGTGACAAAGAAGATAGAGCAATTATGCAGGCTTCTGAATGTTCTCAAGAATGAGTCGACAGGCATGCCGAAACACATCAATCTTTGTCGCAATAATTTTGCGTATGTGAATTGA
- a CDS encoding UDP-N-acetylmuramate--L-alanine ligase — protein MSVLRYKRRIHFSGIGGVGMSALAEILHAHGFDVTGSDHLKSSVTRRLESLGIRVQYDHTPSLMKDADMLVYSSAVKEHNPEREYALKTGIPAHKRSRIAGELMQCRFSICVAGTHGKTTTSSMIGKILVDVQRDPTLIIGGFPLQGDSNARTGAGPLLVAEADEYDCSFLDMIPAMAVITNIEAEHLECYAGLEEIKDAFTLFAGKVPFYGAVIACVDDPNVKDILSRLDRTVITYGFEEGADYRAIKKTEGHEKIHAIECRGEHLGTLQLSVPGEHNVYNALAALAVAMEMDISFSDAQKSLGDFTGVKRRFETVGKERGVTVIDDYAHHPREVRATIEAAKEKGFNNIIAVFQPHLYTRTRDFMGEFADALLECSVVIVTEIYKAREEPIAGVSAEKIVETLCSRGHSDVVFVPVKEAAVQEVIKKARDGDVVILMGAGNINALAPDIIKELSHA, from the coding sequence ATGAGCGTGCTGAGGTATAAACGAAGAATTCACTTTTCCGGTATCGGCGGCGTCGGTATGAGTGCGCTCGCCGAGATACTTCACGCCCATGGCTTTGATGTCACCGGCAGCGATCACCTGAAATCATCGGTGACCCGCCGGCTCGAATCATTGGGTATCCGGGTCCAGTATGATCATACTCCTTCGTTAATGAAAGACGCCGATATGCTGGTCTATTCGAGTGCGGTAAAAGAACATAACCCCGAACGTGAATACGCTTTAAAGACGGGGATACCGGCGCATAAACGCTCGCGTATCGCAGGAGAACTGATGCAGTGCCGTTTCAGTATCTGTGTTGCAGGCACTCATGGGAAAACAACGACATCATCGATGATAGGAAAAATATTGGTGGATGTACAGCGTGATCCAACGCTGATTATCGGTGGATTTCCTCTTCAGGGAGATTCCAATGCCCGTACCGGTGCAGGACCTCTGCTGGTTGCAGAGGCGGATGAATACGACTGTTCGTTTCTTGACATGATACCCGCTATGGCGGTAATTACCAATATCGAAGCCGAGCATCTTGAGTGTTATGCCGGCCTCGAGGAAATTAAAGATGCTTTTACTCTGTTTGCCGGAAAAGTTCCTTTTTATGGCGCGGTAATCGCTTGTGTCGATGATCCCAATGTAAAAGACATTCTTTCCCGTCTCGACCGGACGGTCATTACCTATGGGTTCGAGGAGGGTGCCGATTATCGGGCAATAAAGAAGACTGAAGGGCACGAAAAAATCCATGCAATCGAATGTCGTGGGGAACATTTAGGCACTCTGCAGCTCAGTGTTCCCGGCGAACACAATGTATACAATGCTCTGGCTGCCCTCGCCGTGGCAATGGAAATGGATATCTCTTTTTCCGATGCCCAAAAGAGTCTGGGTGATTTTACCGGTGTCAAACGTCGGTTTGAGACGGTCGGCAAAGAGCGGGGCGTAACGGTTATTGACGACTACGCTCATCATCCCCGAGAAGTGAGGGCCACTATCGAGGCGGCAAAAGAAAAGGGGTTCAACAACATTATTGCCGTTTTTCAACCTCATCTCTATACCAGAACACGGGATTTCATGGGTGAATTTGCCGATGCATTGCTGGAATGCTCTGTTGTTATCGTGACCGAAATTTACAAGGCCCGTGAAGAGCCGATTGCCGGCGTGAGTGCTGAAAAGATCGTCGAAACGTTGTGCTCCCGTGGTCATTCCGATGTCGTCTTTGTTCCGGTAAAGGAAGCTGCTGTGCAGGAGGTTATAAAAAAAGCCCGGGATGGCGATGTTGTCATTCTCATGGGCGCAGGGAATATCAATGCCCTTGCTCCGGATATAATCAAGGAGTTGAGCCATGCCTAA
- the murG gene encoding undecaprenyldiphospho-muramoylpentapeptide beta-N-acetylglucosaminyltransferase, protein MKIAIAAGGTGGHIFPALSIALALRKQSPSVSLVWFGTKRNREKELCDANDIPVEFLSVSSSHRRISFRIVGALIQFGREVFKAKRILSTHEPDAVIAFGGYVSAPVLGAAILKRIPFFLHEQNTIPGFVNRIFARFAKVTFLGFPLVGNWKLAGELRVVGTPVRDIEGDYFDYPYPEGLDRIKKGVLICGGSQGARSMNLTLIDAVRHWLENDIQVVWQTGTAGYKEICEALGNHKKAFLFESIEDLYPYYAMSKVVVGRSGASTLAEVAFFGLPCVMIPLPWSAENHQWMNAGLVEAQGWGIRVAQDDDTGVKVDEAVMQILTNQSVFETMSRAALDNGLTNASKVIAKEVLSQMGNERAEV, encoded by the coding sequence ATGAAAATCGCGATTGCCGCAGGAGGTACCGGAGGACATATCTTTCCCGCACTCTCCATAGCCCTGGCCCTGAGAAAACAGTCCCCCTCGGTTTCGCTGGTATGGTTCGGTACAAAACGGAACAGGGAAAAAGAGCTTTGTGATGCCAATGACATTCCTGTCGAGTTTTTGTCGGTGTCAAGTTCGCATCGACGGATAAGTTTCAGGATTGTCGGTGCTTTGATACAGTTTGGCCGTGAAGTTTTCAAGGCAAAACGGATACTGAGCACGCATGAACCCGACGCCGTTATCGCTTTTGGCGGGTATGTGTCCGCACCGGTGCTTGGCGCCGCCATCCTGAAAAGGATTCCCTTTTTTCTTCACGAGCAGAATACAATTCCTGGCTTTGTCAATCGGATTTTTGCACGATTTGCCAAGGTTACCTTTCTCGGCTTTCCTCTGGTCGGTAACTGGAAACTTGCCGGAGAACTACGGGTTGTTGGAACCCCGGTCCGGGATATTGAGGGTGATTACTTTGATTATCCCTATCCCGAAGGTCTCGACAGAATAAAAAAAGGCGTTCTCATTTGCGGTGGAAGTCAGGGGGCTCGGTCAATGAATCTCACTCTTATTGATGCGGTCAGGCACTGGCTCGAAAACGATATCCAGGTGGTGTGGCAGACCGGAACCGCAGGATACAAAGAGATCTGTGAGGCCCTTGGAAATCATAAAAAGGCCTTTCTATTTGAAAGTATCGAAGATCTTTATCCCTATTATGCGATGTCAAAAGTTGTGGTCGGACGATCCGGAGCATCGACACTTGCCGAGGTGGCCTTTTTCGGGCTTCCCTGCGTAATGATCCCTCTGCCGTGGTCGGCCGAGAACCATCAGTGGATGAATGCCGGACTGGTGGAAGCCCAGGGATGGGGAATCAGAGTTGCGCAGGATGACGATACCGGCGTAAAGGTGGATGAAGCCGTGATGCAAATTCTTACCAATCAATCGGTTTTTGAGACGATGAGCAGGGCTGCATTGGATAATGGTTTGACAAATGCATCGAAGGTAATCGCAAAGGAAGTACTTTCACAGATGGGGAATGAGCGTGCTGAGGTATAA
- the ftsW gene encoding putative lipid II flippase FtsW: MNERITKMDLGIFIASLLMLACGIVLVYSSSFALAAAKYGDGYFFLARQAVRALVAIAGFMIFINIDYHFWTKNSNIAFIIAVALLIMVLVLPQGQAIKGARRWISIGFIRFQVSEFARTVLILMLAHQIGKMGDALKEWKNVVVLLVKIGIICGLIVIEPDFSTGLAVAVVALAILFIAGARFSHLFAISALSIPCIAVLSISSPYRLKRWLGFINMTDHSKDIGYQAFQSLVGLGNGGLFGRGLGQGNQKYFYLPEPHTDFAFAILGEEIGFIGLVIVLALFLFMIFRGFRIAFRAPDLTGQLIAFGFTLTLAVYVVLHVSVNTGLVPTTGVPLPFLSYGGVNLIFMMCCMGILLNISSQCIAREARKDRTNEKFALRTSESRKANGRWKSRRVNQRRRGNR, translated from the coding sequence ATGAATGAGCGGATAACAAAAATGGATCTGGGAATTTTTATCGCTTCCCTTTTAATGCTGGCCTGCGGGATCGTTCTGGTCTACAGTTCTTCGTTCGCCCTTGCAGCGGCAAAGTATGGTGACGGCTATTTTTTCCTGGCCCGTCAGGCGGTACGTGCACTGGTGGCGATTGCAGGGTTCATGATCTTTATCAACATCGATTATCATTTCTGGACAAAAAACAGTAATATCGCATTCATTATTGCCGTGGCACTGTTGATTATGGTGCTTGTGCTGCCGCAGGGACAGGCTATCAAAGGCGCCCGGCGGTGGATTTCAATCGGTTTTATCCGGTTCCAGGTCTCCGAATTCGCCCGGACAGTGCTTATCCTCATGCTCGCACATCAGATCGGAAAGATGGGTGATGCACTGAAGGAATGGAAAAATGTGGTTGTTCTACTTGTCAAGATTGGCATTATCTGTGGGCTAATCGTTATCGAACCGGATTTCAGTACCGGACTGGCGGTTGCGGTTGTGGCACTGGCAATCCTCTTTATCGCCGGGGCACGGTTTTCCCATCTTTTTGCGATCAGTGCCCTCTCGATCCCCTGCATTGCGGTGCTTTCGATCAGCAGTCCTTATCGTTTGAAACGATGGCTCGGTTTCATAAACATGACCGATCATTCAAAGGATATCGGCTACCAGGCATTTCAATCGCTGGTCGGGCTGGGAAACGGTGGTCTTTTCGGACGGGGACTGGGACAGGGCAACCAAAAATATTTCTACCTTCCCGAACCACATACCGATTTCGCCTTTGCAATTCTCGGCGAAGAGATCGGGTTTATCGGACTGGTTATTGTCCTTGCGTTGTTTCTGTTCATGATTTTTCGGGGATTCAGAATTGCGTTTCGGGCCCCGGACCTTACGGGCCAGCTGATCGCATTTGGTTTTACGCTGACCCTGGCGGTCTATGTGGTTCTGCATGTCAGTGTCAATACGGGACTGGTTCCCACCACCGGAGTGCCGCTTCCATTCCTCAGTTATGGAGGGGTGAACCTGATATTCATGATGTGCTGTATGGGGATTCTTCTTAACATATCGAGCCAATGCATTGCCCGGGAAGCAAGGAAAGATCGCACGAACGAGAAATTCGCTCTCCGGACCAGTGAATCACGAAAGGCGAACGGCCGGTGGAAATCACGACGAGTTAACCAACGACGAAGGGGGAATCGATGA
- the murD gene encoding UDP-N-acetylmuramoyl-L-alanine--D-glutamate ligase: MNRQNKTNQLPQSVAVIGAGKSGMAAARYLVEHGVKVFISDSCSQDRLDFKLAVNELATVPHEAEGHSEKVLEYDTIVISPGVPTDMPIIDQAKSKGIPVWAEIELAWRICRAPVLAVTGATGKSTTVSLMGKIFECAGVTAPVIGNIGLPATNAVPPLGPADFAIIEVSSFQLENIDQFRPRGACVLNILANHLDRYADIDEYFAAKKEIAKNCTHDDFVVLNENDPALKAWGEELSKQTRCLFFSDRDGAGERIWFHENTIHYRLKEAGEGTLDLSRMKLTGAHNKLNACAAAVMAFCAGIGPGAIEEGITGFTGLPHRLEFVAEFKGVKYYNDSKATTAESVQSAVSSFDVPVHLIVGGKDKGCDFDSIKETINNKVKNVLCIGEAAGRIKQAWRKAADIRKCDTLQDAVCVAQRTAREGDVVVLSPGCSSFDMFKNYEHRGNVFKEIVFAIEEKERDA, encoded by the coding sequence ATGAACAGGCAAAACAAAACAAATCAACTTCCCCAAAGCGTCGCGGTTATCGGAGCCGGGAAGAGCGGTATGGCCGCGGCCAGGTATCTGGTGGAGCATGGCGTGAAAGTGTTTATCAGTGATTCCTGTTCTCAGGACCGGCTCGATTTCAAACTTGCGGTCAATGAGCTGGCGACCGTCCCTCATGAGGCTGAGGGCCACAGTGAGAAAGTGCTGGAATACGATACGATTGTTATTTCGCCGGGAGTTCCCACCGACATGCCGATTATCGATCAGGCTAAAAGCAAAGGTATACCGGTATGGGCCGAGATCGAACTTGCCTGGCGCATTTGCCGCGCGCCGGTGCTTGCCGTAACCGGGGCCACCGGAAAGAGCACCACCGTGAGTCTGATGGGAAAGATTTTCGAATGCGCAGGTGTTACAGCGCCGGTGATCGGCAACATAGGACTTCCGGCAACAAACGCCGTACCCCCTCTGGGCCCTGCTGATTTTGCCATTATCGAGGTAAGCAGCTTTCAACTCGAAAATATCGATCAATTCAGGCCCCGTGGAGCATGCGTGCTCAATATCCTGGCAAATCATCTGGACCGGTATGCCGATATTGATGAATATTTTGCTGCAAAAAAGGAGATCGCGAAAAATTGTACTCACGATGATTTTGTCGTGCTCAATGAGAATGATCCGGCACTCAAAGCGTGGGGTGAAGAGTTGTCGAAACAGACCCGGTGCCTGTTTTTCAGTGACCGGGATGGAGCCGGGGAGCGGATCTGGTTTCATGAAAACACGATTCATTACCGGCTGAAAGAGGCGGGAGAAGGAACTCTCGATCTGAGCAGGATGAAATTGACCGGTGCACACAATAAACTGAATGCATGTGCCGCAGCAGTAATGGCATTCTGTGCAGGAATCGGTCCGGGTGCGATAGAAGAAGGGATTACGGGTTTCACCGGACTTCCCCACAGGTTGGAATTTGTCGCCGAATTTAAAGGGGTTAAATACTACAATGATTCCAAAGCAACAACCGCCGAATCGGTGCAGAGTGCTGTGTCGTCGTTTGATGTCCCGGTGCATCTGATCGTGGGCGGAAAAGATAAGGGATGTGATTTCGATTCGATAAAAGAGACCATTAACAATAAGGTAAAAAATGTCCTTTGTATCGGTGAAGCTGCTGGGCGGATTAAACAGGCATGGCGCAAGGCCGCCGATATTCGCAAATGCGACACGTTACAGGATGCAGTATGTGTCGCCCAGAGGACTGCCCGGGAAGGAGACGTCGTTGTCCTTTCACCCGGATGTTCGAGTTTCGATATGTTCAAAAATTACGAACATCGAGGCAATGTCTTCAAAGAAATCGTTTTTGCCATTGAAGAGAAAGAGCGTGACGCCTGA